From one Pseudomonas sp. S35 genomic stretch:
- a CDS encoding aminopeptidase P family protein: MSMQPLIHGTVPQRLAHTRELMSREGIHALLVPSADPHLSEYLPGYWQGRQWLSGFHGSVGTLIVTADFAGVWADSRYWEQAAKELKGSGIELVKLQPGQPGPLDWLAEQTPEGGVVAVDGAVMAVASARTLSGKLAERGAQLRTDIDLLAEVWQDRPALPNQPIYQHLPPQATVSRGEKLAVLRASLKEKGADWHFIATLDDIAWLFNLRGGDVSFNPVFVSFALINQQQATLFVALGKVDAELRAVLAQDGVTLRDYSEVADALGAVPPSASLQVDPARVTAGLLENLDAGVKLIEGLNPTTLAKSRKSLADAEHIRRAMEQDGAALCEFFAWLDSALGRERITELTIDEHLTAARTRRPDYVSLSFNTIAAFNANGAMPHYHATEEEHAVIEGDGLLLIDSGGQYLGGTTDITRMVPIGTPSEAQKHDCTRVLKGVIALSRAHFPKGILSPLLDAIARAPIWAEGVDYGHGTGHGVGYFLNVHEGPQVIAYQAATAPQTAMQAGMITSIEPGTYRPGRWGVRIENLVLNREAGKTEFGEFLKFETLTLCPIDTRCLETSLLSQDEREWFNAYHAQVRERLSPLLSGVALAWLQVRTEAI, translated from the coding sequence ATGGTTATCGGGCTTCCATGGCTCGGTGGGGACGCTGATTGTCACCGCGGATTTTGCCGGTGTGTGGGCTGATAGTCGCTATTGGGAACAGGCCGCCAAGGAACTCAAGGGCAGTGGCATCGAATTGGTGAAGCTGCAACCGGGCCAGCCCGGGCCGCTGGACTGGCTGGCCGAACAGACGCCAGAAGGCGGCGTAGTCGCGGTAGATGGCGCGGTGATGGCAGTGGCCTCGGCACGTACCTTGAGCGGCAAGCTGGCGGAACGCGGTGCGCAGCTGCGGACCGATATCGACCTGCTCGCCGAGGTCTGGCAAGACCGCCCGGCGCTACCGAACCAGCCGATCTATCAACACTTGCCGCCGCAGGCGACCGTCAGCCGAGGTGAAAAGCTCGCCGTACTGCGTGCCAGCTTGAAAGAGAAGGGCGCCGATTGGCATTTCATCGCCACCTTGGATGACATCGCCTGGCTGTTCAATCTGCGTGGTGGCGATGTGTCGTTTAACCCGGTGTTCGTATCGTTTGCGCTGATCAATCAACAGCAGGCCACGTTGTTTGTGGCATTGGGCAAGGTTGATGCAGAGCTGCGGGCTGTGCTCGCACAGGATGGCGTGACATTGCGTGACTACAGCGAAGTGGCGGATGCCCTGGGTGCCGTGCCACCGAGTGCCAGCTTGCAGGTGGATCCCGCCCGCGTAACTGCCGGCTTGCTGGAAAACCTGGATGCCGGCGTCAAGCTGATCGAAGGGTTGAACCCGACCACCCTGGCCAAATCCCGCAAGAGCCTGGCTGATGCAGAACACATCCGCCGGGCTATGGAGCAGGACGGCGCGGCCCTGTGCGAATTCTTTGCCTGGCTGGACAGTGCGCTTGGTCGTGAACGCATCACCGAGTTGACCATCGACGAGCACCTGACCGCCGCGCGCACCCGTCGCCCTGACTATGTGTCGTTGAGTTTCAATACCATCGCAGCGTTCAACGCCAATGGCGCGATGCCGCACTACCACGCCACCGAAGAAGAGCATGCGGTGATCGAAGGCGACGGCCTGCTGCTGATCGATTCCGGCGGCCAGTACCTGGGCGGCACCACCGACATCACGCGCATGGTGCCCATCGGTACGCCGAGTGAAGCACAGAAACATGATTGCACCCGTGTGTTGAAGGGCGTGATTGCACTGTCCCGTGCGCATTTCCCCAAAGGGATCTTGTCGCCGCTGCTGGACGCCATCGCCCGCGCGCCGATCTGGGCTGAAGGAGTGGACTACGGCCACGGTACCGGGCATGGCGTCGGGTATTTCCTCAACGTGCACGAAGGCCCGCAAGTGATTGCCTACCAGGCCGCCACTGCGCCGCAAACCGCGATGCAAGCGGGCATGATTACGTCGATTGAGCCTGGCACGTATCGACCGGGGCGTTGGGGTGTGCGCATCGAGAACCTGGTGTTGAACCGCGAAGCGGGCAAGACCGAGTTTGGTGAGTTCCTGAAGTTTGAGACCCTGACCTTGTGCCCGATCGACACGCGTTGCCTGGAGACTTCGCTGCTCTCCCAGGATGAGCGCGAGTGGTTCAACGCTTACCATGCTCAAGTGCGTGAGCGTCTGAGTCCATTGCTCAGTGGCGTAGCGCTTGCGTGGTTGCAAGTGCGTACCGAGGCCATCTGA
- the rhtA gene encoding threonine/homoserine exporter RhtA codes for MTTSTRSLASALFPVGLLLIAMASIQSGASLAKSMFPIVGAQGTTTLRLIFASVIMLLILRPWRATLTAKSLRTVIIYGMALGGMNFLFYMSLRSVPLGIAVALEFTGPLAVAIYASRRAVDFLWIGLAIVGLLLLIPIGETSSGIDLVGAAYALGAGVCWALYILFGQKAGNDNGVQTAALGVMIAALFVAPIGIVHAGSALLTPALIPVAIGVAILSTALPYTLEMVALTRLPARTFGTLMSIEPAFGALSGLFFLHEHLSLPQWLAITCIILASVGATMTMRNDAKPLVPSD; via the coding sequence ATGACCACCTCTACCCGCAGCCTGGCCTCGGCATTGTTCCCTGTCGGCCTGCTGCTGATCGCCATGGCTTCCATCCAGTCCGGCGCCTCACTGGCCAAGAGCATGTTCCCGATTGTCGGCGCACAGGGCACAACCACCCTGCGCCTGATTTTCGCCAGCGTGATCATGCTGCTGATCCTGCGTCCATGGCGCGCCACCTTGACCGCTAAATCCCTGCGTACCGTGATCATCTACGGAATGGCCCTGGGCGGCATGAACTTCCTCTTCTATATGTCGTTGCGCAGCGTCCCACTGGGTATCGCCGTAGCCCTCGAATTCACTGGCCCACTCGCCGTAGCGATCTACGCGTCACGCCGAGCGGTAGACTTCTTGTGGATTGGCCTCGCGATCGTCGGATTGCTCCTGTTGATACCCATCGGGGAAACCAGCAGCGGCATCGACTTGGTTGGAGCCGCCTATGCACTAGGGGCTGGCGTGTGCTGGGCACTCTATATTCTGTTCGGACAGAAAGCCGGCAACGACAACGGCGTCCAAACCGCCGCCCTCGGCGTAATGATCGCCGCCCTGTTTGTCGCACCTATCGGCATTGTCCATGCGGGCAGTGCATTGCTGACTCCCGCGCTGATTCCAGTCGCCATAGGCGTCGCTATCCTGTCCACTGCCCTCCCCTACACCCTCGAAATGGTGGCTTTGACCCGCCTTCCCGCACGCACATTCGGTACGCTTATGAGCATCGAGCCAGCATTCGGTGCTCTTTCTGGTCTGTTCTTCCTGCACGAACACCTGAGCTTGCCCCAATGGCTGGCCATTACCTGCATCATTCTGGCCTCCGTAGGGGCGACGATGACAATGCGCAATGACGCCAAACCACTGGTTCCATCAGATTGA
- the mrdA gene encoding penicillin-binding protein 2 has protein sequence MPEPIPIKDHEKENRLVNKRLLACALLVIGITCALVGRMYFLQVVQYDYHSTISENNRVHVLPITPTRGLIYDRNGVVLADNRPSYNLTITRERTTDLKGELDAIVNLLHLPAEDRAVFDKALKQARHPFVPVTLFYELTEEQIALLAVNEFRLPGVDVEPQFVRHYPLGAHFAHSIGYVGRINEKESKALDSVEYRGTQSIGKTGIERFYESELHGHVGYEEVETNAQGRVLRVLKHTDPIPGKNIVLSLDVKLQQAAEEALGDRRGSVVALDPQTGEVLAMVSKPSFDPNLFVTGISFKEYAALHDSIDRPLFNRVLRGLYAPGSTIKPEVAIAGLDSGVVTAQTRVFDPGYYQLPDFDHKYRNWNHSGDGWVDMDAAIMRSNDTYFYDLAHKLGIDRLHDYLAEFGLGQKVSLDMFEESAGLMPSQAWKRATRRQPWFPGETVILGIGQGYMQVTPLQLAQATALIANKGVWNRPHLAKTINGQPPVDENPMPNVVLKDPRDWEQVNHGMQLVMHDPRGIARAAAQGAQYRIAGKSGTAQVVAIKQGERYNREKTLERHRDNALFVGFAPAEHPKIVISVMIENGEAGGRVAGPVVRQIMDAWLLDQEGHLKPQYATPAKAPGDPRV, from the coding sequence ATGCCTGAACCGATACCCATCAAAGATCACGAAAAAGAAAACCGCTTGGTCAACAAGCGCCTGCTCGCTTGCGCGCTGTTGGTCATTGGCATCACATGTGCCCTGGTCGGGCGTATGTACTTCCTGCAAGTGGTCCAGTACGACTATCACTCCACGATCTCTGAAAACAACCGGGTCCATGTACTGCCCATCACGCCGACGCGTGGGCTGATCTATGACCGTAACGGCGTAGTGCTGGCCGACAACCGCCCCAGTTACAACCTGACCATCACCCGCGAGCGCACCACCGACCTCAAGGGTGAGCTGGACGCCATCGTCAATCTGCTGCACCTGCCTGCCGAAGACCGCGCCGTATTCGACAAAGCCTTGAAACAGGCACGTCACCCCTTTGTCCCCGTGACATTGTTTTACGAGTTGACCGAAGAACAGATCGCATTACTCGCCGTGAACGAATTCCGGTTACCTGGGGTAGATGTAGAACCGCAATTCGTCCGTCACTACCCGTTAGGTGCCCACTTTGCTCACTCCATCGGCTACGTGGGACGCATCAACGAGAAAGAGTCCAAGGCGCTCGACTCGGTGGAATACCGGGGGACGCAGTCCATCGGCAAGACCGGTATCGAACGTTTCTACGAATCCGAACTACACGGCCATGTGGGCTATGAGGAAGTCGAGACCAATGCCCAGGGCCGCGTACTGCGGGTGCTCAAGCACACTGACCCGATCCCCGGCAAGAACATCGTCCTGAGCCTCGACGTCAAGCTTCAGCAAGCGGCTGAGGAGGCCTTGGGTGATCGTCGCGGTTCGGTAGTGGCCCTCGACCCGCAAACCGGTGAAGTGCTGGCCATGGTCAGCAAGCCGAGTTTCGACCCGAACCTCTTCGTTACCGGCATCAGTTTCAAGGAATATGCCGCGCTGCATGACTCGATCGACCGGCCGCTGTTCAACCGAGTGCTTAGAGGGCTGTACGCACCGGGCTCGACCATCAAGCCAGAGGTGGCCATCGCCGGTCTGGACAGCGGTGTAGTCACTGCCCAAACCCGTGTGTTTGACCCCGGTTACTACCAACTGCCGGACTTTGACCACAAATACCGCAACTGGAACCACAGCGGCGATGGCTGGGTGGATATGGACGCCGCCATCATGCGGTCCAACGACACCTACTTCTACGACCTGGCCCACAAACTCGGCATCGACCGCCTGCACGACTACCTGGCCGAGTTCGGCCTTGGCCAGAAAGTCTCCCTGGACATGTTCGAGGAATCCGCCGGTCTGATGCCCTCCCAAGCCTGGAAGCGCGCTACGCGTCGCCAACCCTGGTTCCCCGGCGAAACGGTGATCCTCGGCATTGGCCAGGGCTATATGCAAGTCACCCCGCTGCAGCTAGCCCAGGCCACGGCACTGATCGCCAACAAAGGCGTCTGGAACCGACCGCACCTGGCCAAGACCATCAACGGCCAGCCACCGGTGGACGAAAACCCCATGCCGAACGTTGTCCTCAAGGACCCGCGTGACTGGGAACAAGTCAATCACGGCATGCAATTGGTGATGCATGACCCGCGCGGTATCGCTCGGGCGGCAGCGCAAGGCGCGCAATACCGCATCGCCGGCAAAAGCGGTACCGCACAAGTGGTTGCGATCAAACAGGGCGAGCGCTACAACCGTGAGAAGACCCTTGAGCGCCACCGTGATAACGCCTTGTTCGTCGGTTTTGCCCCGGCCGAACACCCGAAGATCGTGATTTCGGTGATGATCGAAAACGGCGAGGCTGGAGGTCGTGTCGCCGGGCCTGTGGTGCGCCAGATCATGGATGCGTGGTTGCTCGACCAGGAGGGCCACCTCAAGCCACAGTACGCGACGCCGGCTAAGGCACCGGGTGATCCGCGCGTCTGA
- a CDS encoding GFA family protein, whose amino-acid sequence MTRQLHGSCLCKAVQYQLDSLDMPISHCHCISCRKAHGAAFVTTAGVMREHFRWTQGEALLSSFESSPGKLRRFCSRCGSHLIAERGHQPHVIVRVATLDDDPGVRPTSHIWTAHDVPWLAHEDVERWDEWQV is encoded by the coding sequence ATGACCCGACAACTCCATGGCAGTTGCCTCTGCAAGGCCGTGCAGTACCAACTGGACAGCCTGGACATGCCCATCAGCCACTGCCACTGCATCAGTTGCCGCAAAGCGCATGGGGCGGCGTTTGTCACCACCGCCGGGGTTATGCGCGAGCACTTTCGCTGGACACAGGGTGAGGCGTTACTGTCGTCCTTTGAATCTTCACCAGGCAAGCTCAGGCGTTTCTGCTCGCGCTGCGGCTCGCATCTCATCGCAGAGCGTGGGCATCAGCCCCATGTGATTGTGCGGGTGGCGACGCTGGATGATGATCCAGGCGTCAGGCCCACCTCGCATATCTGGACGGCCCATGATGTGCCCTGGCTTGCCCATGAAGACGTTGAGCGCTGGGACGAATGGCAGGTATAA